The following coding sequences lie in one Xiphias gladius isolate SHS-SW01 ecotype Sanya breed wild chromosome 24, ASM1685928v1, whole genome shotgun sequence genomic window:
- the eppk1 gene encoding epiplakin produces MNSQDMKQNGNTEVHGPVAGIFLEKTKEKITIYQAMKKRLLKPGTALALLEAQAATVGIVDPINNRILPVSDAVEEGTVGPEMKEKLLTAEKAISGYIDPYTNQIISVFQAIQKDLVPRDYGLRLLEAQITTQGLFDPIEKTNISVESAIQNGYYEKGLLNDQMSELKVFYDPNSQENLNYQNLLEKCTVEPDTGLLLLPVCITFKGLRRGISSTELFESKIIDQETFDDLQKGKTTTQDVLLMETVKEYLEGKGSIAGIAVLSSNQRMSIYQAMKQGILMPGTALVLLEAQAATGFMIDPVENKKSTVDEAIKNKLVGPEYYAKLHSAERAVTGYKDPYTGETISLFQALSKDLIVKEHGIRLLEAQIATGGIIDPINSHRLPIEVAFKRGYFNEEMNAILQDSGDDTKGFFDPNTEDNLTYLQLMERCVTDPVTGLCLLPLLDKSGRLNFNFIDYQTKMAFKEEKVKVTCGKYMGMTVSLWELMMSEYLDEQQRQDISQKYREGALNIKMIITIVMEVIEKSVKTTEVVFEGIRETVTAKQLLEADIISEEVLEDLKRGKKSVKDVIEDENVNVYLQGKDSIAGILLPDSQIMTIYKARQKGKLMPGTALILLEAQAATGFIIDPIGNRKFSVDDAVKAKIVGPDICQKLRSAEKAVTGYKDPYDGKIISLFQAMQKDLILKDHGIRLLEAQIATGGIIDPVNSHRIPVHVAYKRGYFNEEMNQILSDPSDDTKGFFDPNTHENLTYLQLMARCVTDPSTGLSLLPLKSKSNKINIDDNLRETFKTSVTVKYGRFKGKHTTLWDLINSEYLSEDKRQEFFKLFKSRKITIEQLIITILEIIENKEIKQQAGLNFESLRGKVSVVDLLALDIVDEETYNSLIDGRLTSNDLMKMDSVRDYLQGKSCVAGVILQPSNRKLSIYEAQRIGILTPGTALCLLEAQAATGFIVDPLKNKKLTVDQALRQKVIGPQMHEKLLSAERAVTGYIDPYTGQKISLFQALQKDLIVKQHGIRLLEAQIATGGVIDPLKCLHLPLEVAYRKGYFDAELNQILTDPTDDTRGFFDPKTQDNLTYMEMLGRCVKDKETGLCLLPLNDTPRATGTKAKIFTDTEIKEEFEKTAVNISAERYSGKSVSLWDLIHSRYFTEEQRLNCIEKYRTKKMTTQTIITLLISTIEKLEKSETPKMIMGLRKPVSAQQLLDSDIIDADTFRQVKEGKLTFEAVTQRESVRGYLKGMGSIAGIKVHPSQKVMSIYEAKKEDLLTPGIALLLLEAQAATGWVIDPLKNKFYAVDEAAREKVIGPDVHEHLLSAERAVTGYKDPYTGETISLFEAVNEQLIQRSDGSRLLEAQIATGGIIDPNQSHRLPVHVAIKKGYLSEEISKMLLSPTDDAKGFFDPNTKENLSYHQLIKQCEKDPGTGLLLLPLFKEACHVFHTDEQIELAFKNKTIAMNAGKFKNQEVTLWEVLLSEYISEQKRKQLIQQYKTGAMKIEELIEILIVIVTEVSSKEKKFKGLRKQVSASELYESKIISKKLFTQIIQGEVTEENVNKMESIQKYLGATNCIAGVRVESTKKVISIYQAKTKGLLAPGSSLVLLEAQAATGFVIDPVNNKKLSVEEAVAQGVVGSEWKNKLLSAERAVTGYKDPYTGDTISLFQALKKDLIVKDHGIRLLEAQIATGGIIDPVHSHRVPVQVAYQRGYFDEEMNQILSDPDDDTKGFFDPNTQENLTYLQLVERCVTDPVTGLNLLSIANKGDQVPNFHGIRKDVTATELLESQIINEDLYKDLSSGKVTVTEVSEMDSVRKYLEGTNSIAGVYLQSTKETMSIYEAKGKGLLTPGTSLVLLEAQAATGFVIDPVNNKKLSVEEAVAQGVVGSEWKNKLLSAERAVTGYKDPYTGDTISLFQALKKDLIVKNHGIRLLEAQIATGGIIDPVHSHRVPVQVAYERGYFDEEMNQILSDPDDDTRGFFDPNTQENLTYLQLVERCVPDLITGLSLLVIAKKGEFYFFVDEATKLILKSKTTTRAGGKYQGKTVSLWDLLYSKYITEEKRRELVQQYKSGSITIKYFLEIILTIIQQQTTTTSSSSTATCQPPQTEVDSGTTKTTITTTTITETSQVPNFHGIRKDVTATELLESQIINEDLYKDLSSGKVTVTEVSEMDSVRKYLEGTNSIAGVYLQSTKETMSIYEAKGKGLLTPGTSLVLLEAQAATGFVIDPVNNKKLSVEEAVAQGVVGSEWKNKLLSAERAVTGYKDPYTGDTISLFQALKKDLIVKNHGIRLLEAQIATGGIIDPVHSHRVPVQVAYERGYFDEEMNQILSDPDDDTKGFFDPNTQENLTYLQLVERCVPDLITGLSLLVIAKKGEFYFFVDEATKLILKSKTTTRAGGKYQGKTVSLWDLLYSKYITEEKRRELVQQYKSGSITIKRFLEIILTIIQQQTTTTSSSSIATCQPPQTEVDSGTTKTTITTTTITETSQVPNFHGIRKDVTATELLESQIINEDLYKDLSSGKVTVTEVSEMDSVRKYLEGTNSIAGVYLQSTKETMSIYEAKGKGLLTPGTSLVLLEAQAATGFVIDPVNNKKLSVEEAVAQGVVGSEWKNKLLSAERAVTGYKDPYTGDTISLFQALKKDLIVKNHGIRLLEAQIATGGIIDPVHSHRVPVQVAYERGYFDEEMNQILSDPDDDTKGFFDPNTQENLTYLQLVERCVPDLITGLSLLVIAKKGEFYFFVDEATKLILKSKTTTRAGGKYQGKTVSLWDLLYSKYITEEKRRELVQQYKSGSITIKRFLEIILTIIQQQTTTTSSSSIATCQPPQTEVDSGTTTTITTTTITETSQVPNFHGIRKDVTATELLESQIINEDLYKDLSSGKVTVTEVSEMDSVRKYLEGTNSIAGVYLQSTKETMSIYEAKGKGLLTPGTSLVLLEAQAATGFVIDPVNNKKLSVEEAVAQGVVGSEWKNKLLSAERAVTGYKDPYTGDTISLFQALKKDLIVKNHGIRLLEAQIATGGIIDPVHSHRVPVQVAYERGYFDEEMNQILSDPDDDTKGFFDPNTQENLTYLQLVERCVPDLITGLSLLVIAKKGEFYFFVDEATKLILKSTTTTRAGGKYQGKTVSLWDLLYSKYITEEKRRELVQQYKSGSITIKRFLEIILTIIQQQTTTTSSSSIVTCQPPKTEVDSSTTKTTITTTTITKTSQVPNFHGIRKDVTATELLESQIINEDLYKDLSSGKVTVTEVSEMDSVRRYLEGTNSIAGVYVQSTKETMSIYEAKGKGLLTPGTSLVLLEAQAATGFVIDPVNNKKLSVEEAVAQGVVGSEWKNKLLSAERAVTGYKDPYTGDTISLFQALKKDLIVKNHGIRLLEAQIATGGIIDPVHSHRVPVQVAYQRGYFDEEMNQILSDPDDDTKGFFDPNTQENLTYLQLVERCVTDPITGLSLLPLRR; encoded by the exons ATGAACAGTCAAGACATGAAGCAAAATGGCAATACAGAAGTCCACGGACCTGTGGCTGGCATATTTCTGGagaagacaaaggagaagaTAACCATATATCAAGCCATGAAAAAACGTTTGCTTAAGCCAGGAACAGCATTAGCCCTGCTTGAAGCACAAGCTGCCACAGTGGGCATCGTAGACCCGATAAACAACAGAATACTTCCCGTTTCAGATGCTGTTGAAGAGGGAACAGTTGGACCAGAGATGAAGGAAAAACTCCTCACAGCAGAGAAAGCTATCAGTGGCTATATAGACCCCTACACCAACCAGATAATATCTGTATTCCAAGCTATACAAAAAGATTTAGTCCCAAGAGATTATGGATTGAGGCTGTTGGAAGCACAGATAACCACGCAAGGCCTGTTTGATCCCATTGAGAAGACAAATATTTCAGTTGAATCAGCGATTCAAAATGGCTACTATGAGAAAGGTTTACTCAATGACCAGATGTCAGAGCTCAAAGTGTTCTACGATCCAAATTCACAAGAAAATCTGAACTACCAAAACCTCCTAGAGAAATGCACCGTGGAGCCAGACACTGGCCTGTTGCTCCTTCCTGTCTGCATTACCTTCAAAGGTCTGCGAAGAGGCATATCCTCCACTGAACTCTTTGAATCAAAGATCATTGACCAAGAAACTTTTGATGACCTACAGAAGGGGAAGACAACAACACAGGATGTGTTGTTGATGGAAACAGTGAAAGAATACCTGGAGGGCAAAGGCAGTATCGCAGGCATTGCTGTACTCTCATCCAATCAGAGAATGAGCATTTATCAAGCCATGAAACAAGGCATACTGATGCCTGGAACAGCACTAGTTCTACTGGAGGCACAAGCTGCAACTGGATTTATGATTGATcctgtagaaaataaaaagtccaCTGTGGATGAGgccatcaaaaacaaacttgttgGCCCAGAATATTATGCAAAGCTGCATTCTGCTGAGAGAGCAGTAACTGGATATAAAGACCCATACACAGGTGAAACTATATCCCTGTTTCAAGCACTGTCAAAAGACCTCATCGTTAAGGAGCATGGGATCCGCCTACTTGAGGCACAAATTGCTACAGGTGGAATAATAGACCCAATCAACAGTCACAGACTTCCCATAGAAGTGGCCTTCAAGAGAGGttattttaatgaagaaatgaatgcCATACTACAGGATTCAGGAGATGACACAAAAGGGTTTTTTGACCCAAACACAGAAGATAATCTCACGTATCTTCAGCTGATGGAAAGGTGTGTCACTGATCCTGTGACTGGACTGTGCCTCCTCCCACTCCTTGATAAGTCAGGCAGGCTTAATTTCAACTTCATTGACTACCAAACTAAAATGGCCTTcaaagaggagaaggtgaaAGTGACATGTGGAAAGTACATGGGAATGACAGTATCTCTGTGGGAGCTTATGATGTCAGAATACCTTGATGAACAGCAGAGGCAAGACATCAGTCAAAAGTATAGAGAGGGAGCGCTCAATATCAAGATGATCATTACAATAGTTATGGAAGTCATAGAGAAGTCTGTGAAAACAACTGAAGTTGTCTTTGAAGGCATCAGAGAAACTGTCACAGCCAAACAGCTTTTGGAGGCAGATATCATAAGTGAAGAGGTCCTGGAAGACCTGAAAAGGGGTAAAAAGTCAGTGAAAGACGTGATtgaagatgaaaatgtaaatgtgtaccTACAGGGGAAGGACAGTATCGCAGGTATTCTGCTTCCTGATTCTCAAATCATGACCATCTACAAGGCcagacagaaaggaaaactgATGCCAGGAACTGCTCTGATTCTGCTAGAGGCACAGGCAGCAACAGGGTTCATTATTGACCCTATTGGAAACAGAAAGTTTTCAGTGGATGATGCTGTCAAGGCAAAGATCGTGGGGCCTGATATCTGTCAAAAGTTGCGCTCGGCAGAGAAAGCAGTCACTGGGTACAAAGATCCATATGATGGCAAAATAATATCTTTGTTCCAAGCAATGCAAAAAGACCTCATCCTAAAAGACCATGGAATTCGACTCCTGGAGGCACAAATTGCCACTGGTGGGATCATTGACCCAGTGAACAGCCATCGGATTCCTGTCCATGTGGCCTACAAGAGGGGGTACTTCAATGAGGAAATGAATCAGATCCTGAGTGATCCAAGTGATGACACCAAAGGATTTTTTGACCCCAACACCCACGAGAACCTGACATACTTGCAGCTAATGGCCAGATGTGTCACAGATCCCAGTACAGGTCTGTCTCTCTTGCCactcaaaagcaaaagtaacaaaattaaCATAGATGATAATCTTCgagaaacattcaaaacaaGCGTTACTGTGAAGTATGGTAGGTTCAAGGGCAAGCACACAACACTGTGGGATCTTATCAATTCAGAGTATCTATCTGAGGACAAACGACAGGAGTTTTTCAAGCTCTTCAAGTCAAGGAAAATCACAATTGAGCAACTCATCATCACCATTTTAGAGATCATTGAGAATAAGGAGATAAAACAGCAAGCAGGGTTGAACTTTGAAAGTCTCAGAGGAAAGGTTTCTGTTGTGGATCTTTTGGCCCTTGACATTGTGGATGAAGAAACATACAACAGTTTGATTGATGGACGGCTGACGAGCAATGATTTGATGAAAATGGACAGCGTGAGAGACTACCTACAAGGAAAAAGTTGTGTTGCTGGGGTGATACTGCAACCCTCCAATCGGAAGCTAAGCATCTATGAGGCACAGAGAATTGGTATTCTCACACCTGGCACTGCCCTTTGCCTCCTTGAAGCACAAGCAGCCACAGGGTTCATTGTTGatcctctgaaaaacaaaaaacttacaGTGGACCAAGCTCTCAGACAAAAGGTAATTGGTCCACAGATGCATGAAAAGCTTCTGTCTGCAGAGAGGGCTGTCACTGGTTACATAGATCCATACACTGGTCAAAAGATCTCACTTTTCCAAGCCTTACAAAAGGATCTAATTGTCAAGCAACATGGCATCCGTTTACTTGAGGCCCAGATTGCTACAGGTGGTGTCATTGATCCCTTGAAGTGTCTTCACCTGCCCCTTGAAGTTGCATATAGGAAAGGATATTTTGATGCAGAACTTAATCAAATCCTGACAGATCCAACTGATGACACAAGGGGCTTTTTTGACCCGAAGACACAAGACAATCTGACATACATGGAGATGCTGGGCAGATGTGTAAAAGATAAGGAAACAGGACTGTGTCTCCTGCCACTGAATGACACACCAAGAGCTACtggaacaaaagcaaaaatatttactgaCACAGAGATAAAGGAAGAGTTTGAAAAAACAGCTGTGAACATATCGGCAGAACGCTACTCAGGAAAATCAGTTTCTCTATGGGACCTGATTCACTCTCGGTACTTCACTGAAGAACAGCGACTTAATTGcattgaaaaatacagaacaaagaAGATGACCACACAAACCATAATTACACTACTGATTTCCACCATTGAAAAACTGGAGAAGAGTGAAACACCCAAAATGATAATGGGCCTGCGAAAGCCTGTCTCTGCACAACAACTACTGGATTCTGATATCATTGATGCAGATACATTCAGACAGGTGAAAGAAGGAAAACTCACTTTTGAAGCAGTAACCCAACGTGAATCTGTGAGAGGATACCTGAAGGGAATGGGAAGCATTGCTGGAATTAAGGTTCATCCTTCCCAGAAAGTAATGAGCATATATGAAGCAAAAAAGGAAGATCTGTTGACACCTGGCATTGCTCTTCTACTGCTTGAAGCACAGGCCGCAACAGGATGGGTGATTGATCCTCTCAAAAACAAGTTCTATGCTGTTGATGAGGCAGCAAGAGAGAAAGTCATTGGACCAGATGTACATGAGCACCTTCTCTCAGCTGAACGAGCCGTCACCGGCTATAAAGATCCATATACAGGTGAAACAATATCACTGTTTGAAGCTGTGAATGAACAGCTCATTCAGAGAAGTGATGGCAGTCGTCTTCTTGAGGCACAGATAGCAACTGGAGGAATCATTGACCCGAATCAAAGTCACAGGCTGCCTGTCCATGTTGCTATTAAAAAGGGATATCTCAGTGAAGAAATTAGCAAAATGCTGTTGAGCCCCACTGATGATGCAAAGGGATTCTTTGACCCAAATACCAAAGAAAACCTCTCTTACCATCAGCTGATAAAGCAATGTGAGAAAGACCCTGGAACTGGCCTACTTCTTCTACCCCTATTTAAAGAAGCATGCCATGTATTTCACACAGATGAACAAATAGAGCTTGCATTTAAGAACAAAACTATCGCCATGAATgcaggaaaatttaaaaaccaaGAGGTGACATTGTGGGAGGTGTTGCTCTCTGAATACATATCAGAACAAAAAAGGAAGCAACTCATACAACAATACAAGACAGGAGCCATGAAAATAGAAGAGCTTATTGAAATACTCATAGTTATCGTCACAGAGGTAtcatccaaagaaaaaaagttcaaaggACTAAGAAAGCAGGTCTCAGCCAGTGAGTTGTATGAGTCAAAGATAATCTCAAAGAAGCTTTTTACACAGATCATACAAGGGGAAGTAACTGAAGAGAATGTTAACAAAATGGAATCAATTCAAAAGTACCTTGGAGCCACAAACTGTATAGCAGGTGTCAGAGTAGAATCTACAAAGAAAGTTATAAGCATCTACCAAGCCAAAACCAAAGGCCTGCTAGCCCCTGGCTCTTCTCTTGTGCTGCTGGAGGCTCAAGCTGCCACTGGCTTTGTCATTGACCCAGTGAACAACAAGAAACTTTCAGTAGAGGAAGCTGTGGCTCAAGGAGTGGTTGGAAgtgaatggaaaaacaaactgctttcGGCAGAAAGGGCCGTTACAGGATACAAAGATCCCTACACTGGAGACACAATTTCTTTGTTCCAAGCCTTAAAAAAGGATCTCATTGTCAAGGATCATGGAATTCGCCTCCTTGAAGCCCAAATTGCCACAGGAGGCATTATTGACCCAGTACACAGTCATCGAGTGCCTGTACAAGTGGCATATCAAAGAGGTTACTTTGATGAGGAAATGAACCAGATTTTGTCTGATCCTGATGATGACACCAAGGGCTTCTTTGATCCCAACACTCAAGAGAACCTCACCTATTTACAACTGGTGGAGAGATGTGTCACAGATCCAGTTACAGGCCTTAACTTACTGTCCATCGCGAACAAAGGaga TCAGGTCCCAAATTTCCATGGAATCAGGAAGGATGTCACTGCTACTGAGCTGCTTGAATCACAAATCATCAACGAGGACCTCTACAAAGATCTTAGCTCTGGAAAAGTCACAGTGACAGAAGTGAGTGAAATGGACTCAGTACGCAAGTACCTGGAGGGGACCAACAGCATTGCAGGAGTGTACCTCCAGTCCACCAAGGAGACCATGAGTATCTATGAAGCCAAAGGAAAAGGCCTACTCACTCCTGGTACTTCTCTGGTTCTGTTGGAGGCTCAAGCTGCCACTGGCTTTGTCATTGACCCAGTGAACAACAAGAAACTTTCAGTAGAGGAAGCTGTGGCTCAAGGAGTGGTTGGAAgtgagtggaaaaacaaactgctttcaGCAGAAAGGGCCGTTACAGGATACAAAGATCCCTACACTGGAGACACAATTTCTTTGTTCCAAGCCTTGAAAAAAGATCTCATTGTGAAAAATCATGGGATTCGTCTCCTTGAAGCACAAATCGCCACAGGAGGCATTATTGACCCAGTGCACAGTCACAGAGTGCCTGTACAAGTGGCATATGAAAGAGGTTACTTTGATGAGGAAATGAACCAGATTTTGTCTGACCCCGATGATGACACTAGGGGCTTCTTTGATCCCAACACTCAAGAGAACCTCACCTATCTCCAGCTGGTGGAGAGATGTGTCCCTGATCTCATCACAGGCCTTAGCTTACTGGTCATTGCGAAGAAAggtgaattttatttctttgttgatGAGGCTACAAAACTCATTCTGAAATCTAAAACCACAACCAGAGCAGGAGGGAAATACCAAGGAAAAACTGTGTCTCTGTGGGATCTTCTCTACTCCAAATACATCactgaggagaagaggagagagctCGTGCAACAGTACAAGTCTGGATCCATCACAATCAAATACTTTTTGGAAATCATCCTGACAATCATTCAGCAGCAGACCACAACAACCTCATCCTCATCAACCGCCACATGCCAACCACCACAAACAGAAGTGGACAGCGGCACAACAAAAACTACCATCACCACCACTACAATCACAGAGACAAGTCAGGTCCCAAATTTCCATGGAATCAGGAAGGATGTCACTGCTACTGAGCTGCTTGAATCACAAATCATCAACGAGGACCTCTACAAAGATCTTAGCTCTGGAAAAGTCACAGTGACAGAAGTGAGTGAAATGGACTCAGTACGCAAGTACCTCGAGGGGACCAACAGCATTGCGGGAGTGTACCTCCAGTCCACCAAGGAGACCATGAGTATCTATGAAGCCAAAGGAAAAGGCCTACTCACTCCTGGTACTTCTCTGGTTCTGCTGGAGGCTCAAGCTGCCACTGGCTTTGTCATTGACCCAGTGAACAACAAGAAACTTTCAGTAGAGGAAGCTGTGGCTCAAGGAGTGGTTGGAAgtgagtggaaaaacaaactgctttcaGCAGAAAGGGCCGTTACAGGATACAAAGATCCCTACACTGGAGACACAATTTCTTTGTTCCAAGCCTTGAAAAAAGATCTCATTGTGAAAAATCATGGGATTCGTCTCCTTGAAGCACAAATCGCCACAGGAGGCATTATTGACCCAGTGCACAGTCACAGAGTGCCTGTACAAGTGGCATATGAAAGAGGTTACTTTGATGAGGAAATGAACCAGATTTTGTCTGACCCCGATGATGACACCAAGGGCTTCTTTGATCCCAACACTCAAGAGAACCTCACCTATCTCCAGCTGGTGGAGAGATGTGTCCCTGATCTCATCACAGGCCTTAGCTTACTGGTCATTGCGAAGAAAggtgaattttatttctttgttgatGAGGCTACAAAACTCATTCTGAAATCTAAAACCACAACCAGAGCAGGAGGGAAATACCAAGGAAAAACTGTGTCTCTGTGGGATCTTCTCTACTCCAAATACATCactgaggagaagaggagagagctCGTGCAACAGTACAAGTCTGGATCCATCACAATCAAACGCTTTTTGGAAATCATCCTGACAATCATTCAGCAGCAGACCACAACAACCTCATCCTCATCAATCGCCACATGCCAACCACCACAAACAGAAGTGGACAGCGGCACAACAAAAACTACCATCACCACCACTACAATCACAGAGACAAGTCAGGTCCCAAATTTCCATGGAATCAGGAAGGATGTCACTGCTACTGAGCTGCTTGAATCACAAATCATCAACGAGGACCTCTACAAAGATCTTAGCTCTGGAAAAGTCACAGTGACAGAAGTGAGTGAAATGGACTCAGTACGCAAGTACCTCGAGGGGACCAACAGCATTGCGGGAGTGTACCTCCAGTCCACCAAGGAGACCATGAGTATCTATGAAGCCAAAGGAAAAGGCCTACTCACTCCTGGTACTTCTCTGGTTCTGCTGGAGGCTCAAGCTGCCACTGGCTTTGTCATTGACCCAGTGAACAACAAGAAACTTTCAGTAGAGGAAGCTGTGGCTCAAGGAGTGGTTGGAAgtgagtggaaaaacaaactgctttcaGCAGAAAGGGCCGTTACAGGATACAAAGATCCCTACACTGGAGACACAATTTCTTTGTTCCAAGCCTTGAAAAAAGATCTCATTGTGAAAAATCATGGGATTCGTCTCCTTGAAGCACAAATCGCCACAGGAGGCATTATTGACCCAGTGCACAGTCACAGAGTGCCTGTACAAGTGGCATATGAAAGAGGTTACTTTGATGAGGAAATGAACCAGATTTTGTCTGACCCCGATGATGACACCAAGGGCTTCTTTGATCCCAACACTCAAGAGAACCTCACCTATCTCCAGCTGGTGGAGAGATGTGTCCCTGATCTCATCACAGGCCTTAGCTTACTGGTCATTGCGAAGAAAggtgaattttatttctttgttgatGAGGCTACAAAACTCATTCTGAAATCTAAAACCACAACCAGAGCAGGAGGGAAATACCAAGGAAAAACTGTGTCTCTGTGGGATCTTCTCTACTCCAAATACATCactgaggagaagaggagagagctCGTGCAACAGTACAAGTCTGGATCCATCACAATCAAACGCTTTTTGGAAATCATCCTGACAATCATTCAGCAGCAGACCACAACAACCTCATCCTCATCAATCGCCACATGCCAACCACCACAAACAGAAGTGGACAGCGGCACAACAACTACCATCACCACCACTACAATCACAGAGACAAGTCAGGTCCCAAATTTCCATGGAATCAGGAAGGATGTCACTGCTACTGAGCTGCTTGAATCACAAATCATCAACGAGGACCTCTACAAAGATCTTAGCTCTGGAAAAGTCACAGTGACAGAAGTGAGTGAAATGGACTCAGTACGCAAGTACCTGGAGGGGACCAACAGCATTGCAGGAGTGTACCTCCAGTCCACCAAGGAGACCATGAGTATCTATGAAGCCAAAGGAAAAGGCCTACTCACTCCTGGTACTTCTCTGGTTCTGTTGGAGGCTCAAGCTGCCACTGGCTTTGTCATTGACCCAGTGAACAACAAGAAACTTTCAGTAGAGGAAGCTGTGGCTCAAGGAGTGGTTGGAAgtgagtggaaaaacaaactgctttcaGCAGAAAGGGCCGTTACAGGATACAAAGATCCCTACACTGGAGACACAATTTCTTTGTTCCAAGCCTTGAAAAAAGATCTCATTGTGAAAAATCATGGGATTCGTCTCCTTGAAGCCCAAATCGCCACAGGAGGCATTATTGACCCAGTGCACAGTCACAGAGTGCCTGTACAAGTGGCATATGAAAGAGGTTACTTTGATGAGGAAATGAACCAGATTTTGTCTGACCCCGATGATGACACCAAGGGCTTCTTTGATCCCAACACTCAAGAGAACCTCACCTATCTCCAGCTGGTGGAGAGATGTGTCCCTGATCTCATCACAGGCCTTAGCTTACTGGTCATTGCGAAGAAAggtgaattttatttctttgttgatGAGGCTACAAAACTCATTCTGAAATCTACAACCACAACCAGAGCAGGAGGGAAATACCAAGGAAAAACTGTGTCTCTGTGGGATCTTCTCTACTCCAAATACATCactgaggagaagaggagagagctCGTGCAACAGTACAAGTCTGGATCCATCACAATCAAACGCTTTTTGGAAATCATCCTGACAATCATTCAGCAGCAGACCACAACAACCTCATCCTCATCAATCGTCACATGCCAACCACCAAAAACAGAAGTGGACAGCAGCACAACAAAAACTACCATCACCACCACTACAATCACAAAGACAAGTCAGGTCCCAAATTTCCATGGAATCAGGAAGGATGTCACTGCTACTGAACTGCTTGAATCACAAATCATCAACGAGGACCTCTACAAAGATCTTAGCTCTGGAAAAGTCACAGTGACAGAAGTGAGTGAAATGGACTCAGTGCGCAGGTACCTCGAGGGGACCAACAGCATTGCAGGAGTGTACGTCCAGTCCACCAAGGAGACCATGAGTATCTATGAAGCCAAAGGAAAAGGCCTACTCACTCCTGGTACTTCTCTGGTTCTGCTGGAGGCTCAAGCTGCCACTGGCTTTGTCATTGACCCAGTGAACAACAAGAAACTTTCAGTAGAGGAAGCTGTGGCTCAAGGAGTGGTTGGAAgtgagtggaaaaacaaactgctttcaGCAGAAAGGGCCGTTACAGGATACAAAGATCCCTACACTGGAGACACAATTTCTTTGTTCCAAGCCTTGAAAAAAGATCTCATTGTGAAAAATCATGGGATTCGTCTCCTTGAAGCACAAATCGCCACAGGAGGCATTATTGACCCAGTGCACAGTCACAGAGTGCCTGTACAAGTGGCATACCAAAGAGGTTACTTTGATGAGGAAATGAACCAGATTTTGTCTGACCCCGATGATGATACCAAGGGCTTCTTTGATCCCAACACTCAAGAGAACCTCACCTATCTCCAGCTGGTTGAGAGATGTGTCACCGATCCCATCACAGGCCTTAGCTTACTCCCCTTGCGCAGGTGA